The genomic segment GAATCATTCTGAGGTCATATAATCTCACATATTGGTCATTAGCACCAACTGCAAGCTGCTCGGTTTTATCTTGGTTTATATCTAAGCATTTAGCTTCAATCTTTTTCCCCAAATTATCATATATCGTCACCAacgtaattttagatttttcaatatgACATTCATGGCTCTCTCTCCTATCAAGTTGGCTGTatgaatataaacaaataattatatgtcaACATTGTTACAACAATGGTATGATTACACTAAAgctaaatttaataaaccatTATCATACATTCACTAGGAAAATCATACCTAATACATCCATCCTCTGAGGCACACCAATAAAGAAAAGGCGAATCATTTGATACAGCTAGACTGTTGATTTTTCCTTGATGACAAGTGCAACGGCTTAATATTTGACCCGTTGGTACATCATATGTATGTGAACTCCAATCAGCAGATCCAGTCACAAGTGTATCATTATTACATCCaggtataaactatatgtatgtaaaaaaaaacttatgtaaataataactataaacaattaacattaaaattatttatatgataatttaattataaataatattattatttaatacaatatattttattattctttatacttgtacacatttttaatatattatataaaaaaaagtgggtaagagGATTCTGCTCTGCTGttaagtaggttacaagtgggttactgtataatagatagcattaaatttgaattcaatgatattatatcattgtatacgaataaCAATTCTAAGTgatgacggtttgtcagtgtggatattttatattaagtatatattttacattgtttatcataactattaactgagtAGGCACCTACATTTACTCTTTTTGCTGACAGAATGTGGTTGAACAAAAACTAAAACGAGTCGTATATCGCAGTATACATACAAAACCACACTCCTCGGCTCCAGTTATAAATGCAAGTAACTACATTCTCTCAGCGAATAGAGTAAGTATAGGTTTCTTAACTATATACTCCAGTAACACTGAAGTGTATTTTATTACCTTCACAGAAAATATGCCGGAACCGTGTTCAGTTTCAATAGTAGTTATGACTTTTTGTAATAATGGATCCCAAAGTATTACTCGATGGTAATTACATGCTGATGCTAAGAtgctgaaaaattaaataaattacataagcCTTAATAAAcaagttattttagattctgagtggaacgatgaatgtattgattttacaatgatgtgtgggttttttttatttttttatttttatttttatttttttttttaatttttttttgtgtctgtcatcaccttttaggacagtaaaactgcttcgaatttcttcaacagtaacttttatgattggaaagtgaatctagttggtactttggggggtcaaaagtaaaaatttcccagtagttttcaaaagcgacgtgaaaaacaaaagaaaaattaaggaaaaacgggaatttttacgcaaaatcgattttttacaaaattgaatttggtttttggtgtaactctaaaacaaatgaccgtagatatatgaaattttcacaggttgtttatatttgcattttctatacaccatacaattttgaaaatattttgatttattttgagctctttacggacattttcaatttccatttttttttagttttttttctaaaaatatcaataaaattttatttgttggataaaaaagcttgaaaatttaatagaaggctcctagtatattgtttcaaaggaagatgaaaaatattaaaaatcgttagtcacagttttttttttataagcatttaaagttcaaaaaatgacaaaatatggaaaaatcacgaaatttgcaaattatttcgagttagaaNNNNNNNNNNNNNNNNNNNNNNNNNNNNNNNNNNNNNNNNNNNNNNNNNNNNNNNNNNNNNNNNNNNNNNNNNNNNNNNNNNNNNNNNNNNNNNNNNNNNNNNNNNNNNNNNNNNNNNNNNNNNNNNNNNNNNNNNNNNNNNNNNNNNNNNNNNNNNNNNNNNNNNNNNNNNNNNNNNNNNNNNNNNNNNNNNNNNNNNNNNNNNNNNNNNNNNNNNNNNNNNNNNNNNNNNNNNNNNNNNNNNNNNNNNNNNNNNNNNNNNNNNNNNNNNNNNNNNNNNNNNNNNNNNNNNNNNNNNNNNNNNNNNNNNNNNNNNNNNNNNNNNNNNNNNNNNNNNNNNNNNNNNNNNNNNNNNNNNNNNNNNNNNNNNNNNNNNNNNNNNNNNNNNNNNNNNNNNNNNNNNNNNNNNNNNNNNNNNNNNNNNNNNNNNNNNNNNNNNNNNNNNNNNNNNNNNNNNNNNNNNNNNNNNNNNNNNNNNNNNNNNNNNNNNNNNNNNNNNNNNNNNNNNNNNNNNNNNNNNNNNNNNNNNNNNNNNNNNNNNNNNNNNNNNNNNNNNNNNNNNNNNNNNNNNNNNNNNNNNNNNNNNNNNNNNNNNNNNNNNNNNNNNNNNNNNNNNNNNNNNNNNNNNNNNNNNNNNNNNNNNNNNNNNNNNNNNNNNNNNNNNNNNNNNNNNNNNNNNNNNNNNNNNNNNNNNNNNNNNNNNNNNNNNNNNNNNNNNNNNNNNNNNNNNNNNNNNNNNNNNNNNNNNNNNNNNNNNNNNNNNNNNNNNNNNNNNNNNNNNNNNNNNNNNNNNNNNNNNNNNNNNNNNNNNNNNNNNNNNNNNNNNNNNNNNNNNNNNNNNNNNNNNNNNNNNNNNNNNNNNNNNNNNNNNNNNNNNNNNNNNNNNNNNNNNNNNNNNNNNNNNNNNNNNNNNNNNNNNNNNNNNNNNNNNNNNNNNNNNNNNNNNNNNNNNNNNNNNNNNNNNNNNNNNNNNNNNNNNNNNNNNNNNNNNNNNNNNNNNNNNNNNNNNNNNNNNNNNNNNNNNNNNNNNNNNNNNNNNNNNNNNNNNNNNNNNNNNNNNNNNNNNNNNNNNNNNNNNNNNNNNNNNNNNNNNNNNNNNNNNNNNNNNNNNNNNNNNNNNNNNNNNNNNNNNNNNNNNNNNNNNNNNNNNNNNNNNNNNNNNNNNNNNNNNNNNNNNNNNNNNNNNNNNNNNNNNNNNNNNNNNNNNNNNNNNNNNNNNNNNNNNNNNNNNNNNNNNNNNNNNNNNNNNNNNNNNNNNNNNNNNNNNNNNNNNNNNNNNNNNNNNNNNNNNNNNNNNNNNNNNNNNNNNNNNNNNNNNNNNNNNNNNNNNNNNNNNNNNNNNNNNNNNNNNNNNNNNNNNNNNNNNNNNNNNNNNNNNNNNNNNNNNNNNNNNNNNNNNNNNNNNNNNNNNNNNNNNNNNNNNNNNNNNNNNNNNNNNNNNNNNNNNNNNNNNNNNNNNNNNNNNNNNNNNNNNNNNNNNNNNNNNNNNNNNNNNNNNNNNNNNNNNNNNNNNNNNNNNNNNNNNNNNNNNNNNNNNNNNNNNNNNNNNNNNNNNNNNNNNNNNNNNNNNNNNNNNNNNNNNNNNNNNNNNNNNNNNNNNNNNNNNNNNNNNNNNNNNNNNNNNNNNN from the Acyrthosiphon pisum isolate AL4f chromosome X, pea_aphid_22Mar2018_4r6ur, whole genome shotgun sequence genome contains:
- the LOC103308636 gene encoding WD and tetratricopeptide repeats protein 1-like; translation: MDEQIISQMLDSDFDEFDNVDVPRHSSEVDSQSVRRNLLSKNINKVQDQIFDDIVQGNYIIDDISHISDSDLDEEPTQTVRNTGRLRKTPQQDYDNPRYILASACNYHRVILWDPLLQKVITTIETEHGSGIFSVKFIPGCNNDTLVTGSADWSSHTYDVPTGQILSRCTCHQGKINSLAVSNDSPFLYWCASEDGCISQLDRRESHECHIEKSKITLVTIYDNLGKKIEAKCLDINQDKTEQLAVGANDQYVRLYDLRMIQSLSSFDVKRPSEYVSLYGGNNVNNALQYFVPGHIHSNDNETKKQKNMLFLI